Proteins encoded within one genomic window of Halocatena marina:
- a CDS encoding CehA/McbA family metallohydrolase translates to MVTVDLHTHSRFFHGFSGRPTAFDPLGVRLLMAFAKWHDLDAVAVTNHDYYSQFDIDTGDVTVVPGIEISTTDGHVLVIGPNPPARTTAGTLTPEEAIDIAHDRGCAAIVAHPFRNSSVRKLDLPFDAYEVNGKRSVAIEHLQQLANSNGLPLVGGSDAHYPFEVGRAYTEIEVDEITPESVVDAVQDGRVEYQLNESLSTRLIGRLYKLIHQYKGHTSG, encoded by the coding sequence ATGGTCACAGTAGATCTTCACACTCACTCTCGATTTTTTCATGGCTTCAGTGGTCGCCCAACTGCGTTCGATCCACTCGGTGTACGACTTCTGATGGCCTTCGCGAAGTGGCACGACCTCGATGCAGTTGCAGTGACCAACCACGACTACTACAGTCAGTTCGACATCGACACAGGAGACGTAACCGTCGTCCCAGGCATCGAGATTTCGACGACTGATGGGCACGTTCTAGTAATCGGTCCAAATCCTCCTGCTCGGACCACAGCAGGCACACTCACACCGGAGGAAGCTATCGATATCGCGCACGATCGAGGATGTGCTGCGATTGTTGCTCACCCCTTCCGAAACAGTTCGGTTCGGAAGTTAGACCTCCCGTTCGATGCTTACGAAGTCAATGGGAAGCGTTCAGTTGCAATCGAGCATCTGCAACAGCTAGCTAATTCGAATGGACTGCCGCTCGTCGGCGGTAGTGACGCTCATTACCCCTTTGAAGTCGGACGAGCATACACCGAAATTGAGGTTGATGAGATCACACCAGAATCGGTCGTTGATGCTGTTCAGGACGGTCGCGTCGAATACCAGCTGAACGAATCCTTATCGACACGTCTGATAGGACGGCTCTATAAGCTAATCCATCAATACAAGGGCCATACTAGTGGATAA
- a CDS encoding glycoside hydrolase family 3 N-terminal domain-containing protein, producing MADNESMNLDCRVDDLLSQMTLDEKVAQLGSVNANKLLGDGTLDRERAEELLSDGIGHLTRIGGEGGLSPEKAAETTNELQMILQESTRLGIPAIPHEECLSGYMGPEGTTFPQAIGLASTWSSDLVREITDTIRGQLEAIGTRHALSPVLDVARDLRWGRVEETFGEDPTLVAALACGYVDGLQDNGDGISATLKHFAGHGVSEGGKNRSSVNIGRRELRETHLFPFEAAVRTANADAVMNAYHDIDGIPCASDEWLLTDVLRGEWGFDGTVVSDYYSVEYLRSEHGVAADRTEAGSAAVEAGIDVELPYTDCYGEHLVNAVEAGDVAEATIDQAVRRVLRAKARSGLLDDALVDPDVATEPFEAEKAIALTTRAARESMTLLKNEDDLLPLVGEDVSSVAVIGPKADDAHELMGDYAYAAHYPEEEVELNATTPLDAIRARSEEFGFGVHHERGCTTTGPKMDEFTSAVDAAEDADIAVAFVGARSAVDFSDLDKDQEDLPSVPTSGEGCDVVDLGLPGVQQKLVELVHDTGTPLVVVVVSGKPHSIEWIAEEVPAILQAWLPGEHGGEGIAAVLFGEHNPGGHLPVSIPRAVGQLPIHYNRKPNTANEAHVYTESDPLYAFGHGLSYTDFDYALSLERDELAPAGTIVADVTVRNTGRRAGHDVVQLYVSAENPDQARPVQELVGFERVSVDAGESKCVSFEVDASQLAYYDRDFNLAVEEGPYEFRVGHSASDIVTTASFTVNKTKEVPSTGRTYFTETRVTDLE from the coding sequence ATGGCTGATAACGAATCGATGAATCTCGACTGTCGAGTCGATGACCTCCTTTCTCAGATGACTCTCGATGAGAAGGTCGCTCAACTCGGATCAGTGAATGCGAACAAACTGCTTGGCGACGGAACGCTCGACCGGGAGCGAGCCGAAGAGCTTCTCTCCGATGGAATCGGTCACCTCACCCGTATCGGAGGTGAGGGAGGACTCTCTCCAGAGAAAGCAGCAGAAACGACGAACGAACTGCAGATGATTCTTCAGGAGTCTACTCGTCTTGGCATCCCTGCAATTCCTCACGAAGAGTGTCTCAGCGGGTATATGGGTCCCGAGGGGACGACGTTTCCCCAGGCGATCGGACTTGCGAGCACGTGGTCGTCAGATCTCGTCCGCGAAATCACCGATACCATCCGTGGCCAACTCGAAGCGATCGGGACGAGACACGCCCTCTCTCCCGTACTCGATGTGGCACGTGATCTCCGATGGGGTCGCGTAGAGGAGACCTTTGGCGAGGATCCTACATTAGTTGCAGCACTGGCCTGCGGGTACGTCGACGGCTTACAAGACAATGGAGACGGTATTTCTGCGACACTCAAACACTTCGCTGGCCACGGTGTCAGCGAGGGTGGGAAAAATCGCAGCTCGGTCAATATCGGCCGACGTGAACTGCGCGAAACACACCTGTTCCCGTTCGAGGCTGCCGTACGAACGGCCAACGCTGACGCCGTGATGAACGCGTACCACGACATCGATGGCATTCCATGTGCGAGCGACGAGTGGTTATTAACCGATGTCCTTCGTGGAGAATGGGGATTCGATGGAACGGTCGTATCTGATTACTACAGCGTTGAATATCTTCGAAGCGAGCACGGCGTTGCCGCTGATCGAACAGAAGCAGGTAGTGCGGCTGTCGAGGCGGGGATCGACGTTGAACTTCCGTATACGGACTGTTACGGTGAACATCTCGTAAACGCTGTCGAAGCCGGTGATGTCGCTGAGGCGACCATCGATCAGGCGGTTCGACGTGTTCTTCGTGCAAAGGCACGATCGGGCTTGCTCGACGATGCTTTGGTGGACCCCGATGTTGCAACCGAGCCGTTCGAGGCAGAGAAAGCAATAGCGCTCACCACGCGCGCTGCCCGCGAGTCGATGACTCTACTAAAAAATGAGGATGATCTTCTCCCGCTCGTTGGTGAGGATGTGAGCTCTGTCGCAGTCATCGGGCCGAAGGCCGACGACGCCCACGAGCTCATGGGTGATTACGCCTACGCTGCTCACTACCCCGAAGAAGAAGTCGAATTAAACGCCACGACACCGCTCGACGCCATCCGTGCTCGTAGTGAGGAGTTCGGATTCGGTGTACATCACGAGCGAGGATGCACGACGACTGGTCCCAAGATGGACGAATTCACCAGTGCTGTAGACGCTGCCGAAGATGCAGACATCGCCGTCGCGTTCGTCGGTGCTCGATCCGCTGTCGATTTCTCAGACCTCGATAAAGATCAGGAGGACTTGCCCAGTGTTCCCACTAGCGGCGAAGGCTGTGACGTAGTTGATCTTGGTCTCCCTGGTGTCCAACAGAAACTCGTCGAACTCGTCCACGATACCGGAACGCCCCTTGTCGTCGTCGTCGTAAGCGGAAAGCCTCACTCCATCGAGTGGATTGCTGAGGAGGTGCCCGCCATACTTCAGGCGTGGCTTCCTGGTGAACACGGTGGTGAAGGCATCGCTGCTGTCCTGTTCGGCGAACACAATCCCGGTGGACATCTCCCTGTTTCTATCCCGCGTGCGGTCGGGCAGCTACCGATCCACTACAATCGGAAACCCAACACTGCAAACGAAGCGCACGTCTACACAGAGAGTGACCCGCTCTACGCCTTCGGCCACGGTCTGAGTTACACTGATTTCGATTACGCTCTGTCATTGGAACGTGACGAACTCGCACCGGCCGGGACGATCGTTGCTGACGTTACAGTCAGGAACACCGGTCGTCGTGCGGGTCACGATGTTGTTCAGCTGTATGTCAGCGCTGAGAATCCAGATCAGGCACGACCAGTCCAAGAACTCGTTGGATTCGAGCGTGTCTCTGTCGACGCGGGCGAATCGAAGTGTGTCAGCTTCGAGGTGGATGCTTCGCAACTCGCCTACTACGACCGCGATTTCAACCTCGCTGTCGAAGAAGGACCGTACGAGTTCAGGGTCGGTCACTCGGCAAGTGACATCGTCACGACCGCGTCGTTTACAGTGAATAAAACAAAGGAGGTGCCTTCTACGGGACGGACGTACTTCACCGAGACACGCGTCACAGACCTCGAATAA
- a CDS encoding helix-turn-helix domain-containing protein, which produces MATVIQARIPVDQFALTETFQSCPDVIFECERIVESSQTSVMPLIRIWASDTPRQTLEAALSDDPSVAEYTLIADYEDEWLYRMEWTRHIQLILTMLTNAEAIIRNVYGTSSGWSLQILFPTRDELTVTYEFCGEHDLSFDVVLIRDFDNDQFDSRYTLTHEQYEALMRGFEHGYFAVPRDITAEELADDLKISHQALSERFRRAHAALIEDTLVGRPIRRPR; this is translated from the coding sequence ATGGCTACAGTTATTCAAGCTCGTATTCCAGTCGATCAATTTGCACTCACTGAAACGTTCCAGAGCTGTCCTGATGTGATTTTCGAGTGTGAACGCATCGTTGAGAGCTCACAGACCAGCGTCATGCCGCTCATTAGAATATGGGCCAGCGACACTCCCCGCCAGACGCTTGAGGCGGCCCTCTCGGATGACCCCTCTGTCGCAGAGTACACATTGATTGCAGACTACGAAGACGAGTGGCTCTATCGAATGGAATGGACGAGACACATTCAGTTGATCCTCACGATGCTCACGAATGCTGAGGCGATTATCCGTAATGTCTACGGAACCAGTAGTGGCTGGTCTCTCCAAATTCTGTTTCCGACCCGTGACGAACTCACAGTCACGTACGAGTTCTGTGGCGAGCACGACCTCTCATTCGATGTGGTTTTGATTCGAGATTTCGACAACGATCAGTTTGATTCTCGCTATACGCTCACCCACGAACAGTACGAAGCGCTGATGCGTGGCTTCGAGCACGGCTATTTCGCTGTGCCTCGTGATATCACCGCCGAAGAGTTGGCGGACGATCTCAAAATCTCTCACCAAGCACTCTCAGAACGGTTTCGACGCGCACACGCTGCTCTCATCGAAGATACACTCGTCGGACGACCCATTCGACGTCCTCGGTGA
- a CDS encoding formate/nitrite transporter family protein, translating to MGNRSVDPSDTQKSYNQVLAQEIRAGLREFNRSSSSLFLSAVSAGLDLGFTLIAVAAVATLAHGQSELVSQLLTANAYTVGFIFVILGRSELFTEHTTLAVLPVLDRQRSIWDLASTWGIIYAGNILGGLIFAGFAVVIGPEFGIFELSVLGKIVAPYTTHSTLGLFGGAVLAGWLMGLLSWLVTAVRDSSGRIFFVWFTTLLIGFTHLPHSIAGHIEMTAAVLATPLGIGAYSHFLLVATLGNAIGGVFFVALVKYGHVARGSTGETGLTGGYMQVYEQSQQSGENEKGAVNED from the coding sequence ATGGGCAATCGTTCGGTAGATCCATCCGACACTCAGAAATCGTACAATCAGGTCTTGGCACAGGAGATACGAGCTGGGTTGCGGGAGTTCAACCGGTCGTCTAGTAGTCTCTTCTTATCGGCCGTGTCTGCCGGGTTAGATCTCGGCTTTACGCTCATCGCAGTTGCAGCCGTCGCAACACTCGCACATGGACAGTCGGAGTTGGTGAGTCAGCTCCTTACTGCAAATGCCTACACCGTTGGATTCATTTTCGTGATTCTCGGTCGTTCGGAGCTGTTCACGGAGCATACGACACTTGCAGTCCTTCCTGTGTTAGATCGACAGCGATCAATCTGGGATCTCGCAAGCACGTGGGGGATCATCTACGCTGGCAATATCCTCGGTGGTCTTATTTTCGCTGGCTTTGCTGTTGTCATCGGTCCCGAGTTCGGGATTTTTGAGCTCTCGGTGCTGGGAAAAATCGTGGCCCCCTATACAACACATAGTACGCTCGGGCTCTTCGGGGGTGCAGTGCTCGCTGGCTGGTTGATGGGCCTCTTATCGTGGCTCGTGACGGCTGTTCGTGATTCGTCTGGACGTATCTTTTTCGTCTGGTTCACGACGCTTTTGATCGGATTTACGCATCTCCCACACTCCATTGCTGGTCATATCGAGATGACTGCCGCCGTACTGGCGACTCCTCTGGGAATCGGGGCGTACAGTCACTTTCTGCTGGTCGCAACGCTCGGCAATGCAATTGGTGGTGTCTTCTTCGTTGCATTGGTGAAATACGGACACGTCGCTCGTGGGAGTACTGGCGAGACTGGCCTTACTGGCGGTTATATGCAAGTGTACGAACAGAGCCAACAGTCAGGGGAAAACGAGAAGGGTGCTGTTAACGAAGACTGA
- a CDS encoding HEAT repeat domain-containing protein, whose product MTTDSSHPLDEIDPESIAPEDIDETEVHTALSSSDPMVRQRGIAVCETLAGDGIDTVRLFLDDVATLAVDSNTVVSLRAISVLDSVAEMDPAALEDRLSDLVGVLDADVVDVQLTGATILGKLVVERSDLLEPYTKQLIEAINITELDQEIEDVSDVVDDRVTRQTLQEHVMGERRRRMASRRTLINVVVALIEEEPRSAFDAVDSLVTLLDDVDPAVIGGAVNALGELAAVNPDVVAPASDHLIDCLDHDRTAVRVRSIWALGHLGDDAVVPKLRTIAATDDDEDVREIAEKTANFLA is encoded by the coding sequence GTGACGACGGACTCATCGCATCCACTCGACGAAATCGATCCGGAGTCGATTGCGCCTGAAGACATCGACGAAACAGAGGTACACACCGCGCTCAGTTCCTCGGATCCGATGGTTCGACAGCGAGGCATAGCGGTTTGTGAGACCCTCGCAGGGGACGGAATCGACACCGTACGATTGTTCCTCGATGACGTCGCAACACTCGCAGTCGACAGCAATACAGTGGTCTCGCTACGCGCGATCTCCGTCCTTGACAGCGTAGCCGAGATGGATCCGGCAGCGCTTGAGGACAGGCTGTCTGATCTCGTTGGTGTGCTCGACGCCGACGTCGTAGACGTGCAACTGACCGGTGCGACCATCCTCGGAAAGCTCGTCGTCGAGCGATCCGATCTCCTTGAGCCGTACACCAAACAGTTGATTGAGGCCATCAACATCACAGAACTCGACCAAGAGATCGAAGATGTCAGTGATGTCGTCGACGACCGCGTGACCCGGCAAACACTTCAAGAACACGTGATGGGAGAGCGCAGACGGCGCATGGCCAGCCGCCGAACGTTGATCAACGTCGTAGTCGCGCTCATCGAGGAGGAACCGCGATCAGCGTTCGATGCGGTCGATAGTCTTGTTACGCTGCTCGACGACGTTGACCCGGCTGTCATCGGAGGTGCTGTCAACGCGCTTGGCGAGCTAGCTGCCGTCAACCCAGATGTTGTTGCACCGGCTAGCGATCATCTGATCGACTGTCTCGACCACGACCGAACAGCCGTCCGTGTTCGTTCTATCTGGGCACTTGGCCACCTTGGGGACGACGCAGTTGTACCAAAATTGCGAACAATCGCAGCAACAGACGACGACGAAGACGTTCGGGAGATCGCCGAAAAAACCGCAAACTTTCTCGCCTGA
- a CDS encoding trehalose-6-phosphate synthase — protein MTGANGDSLPTDSNGTERGDSEPVLGEDQNLVIVSNRQPYSHYYEAGDDGNREVSVDRPAGGLTAGLDPVVQQVGGTWVAWGDGEADREVTGSDGTVKMPPESKAYTLRRIWLSDDEIEGYYYGYSNRVLWPLCHGGVWKTEFAERYWQRYRQVNETFAEVVEERTTSNSVVWFQDYHFALAPQMVRESVPESTFLLHFWHITWPGWDTFRACPQAERLLEGLLGNDLLGFHIDRYCENFLDCVDNGLQNAFVDHDNNRVRYDGHTTHVKSFPMGVDAPAIERTAESVSPSFWSKFTDTYDIDRSTRIAVGVDRLDYTKGIVERLNTLERLWETSPEWRGELTYVQKADESRSLIPEYRDLQQTVVEAVKRINDRFSTDTWQPIVYIDDWLTDEELYGLYRYSDVMIVSALRDGMNLVAKEFIAAQVDCGDPKRDATDKEWDNQNDAIRTCGVLVLSDQTGAHEELGEYALTVNPYDTDAFATTIEQAVMMETTDRNNRMTSMRESVASNDIYAWMDEILSSTQ, from the coding sequence ATGACTGGTGCAAATGGCGACAGTCTACCGACCGATTCCAACGGCACAGAGCGAGGCGACTCTGAACCAGTGCTCGGTGAAGACCAGAATCTCGTCATCGTCTCGAACCGGCAACCGTACAGTCACTACTACGAAGCAGGAGACGACGGAAACAGAGAGGTATCAGTTGATCGACCTGCTGGCGGACTCACAGCGGGTCTCGATCCGGTTGTTCAGCAAGTTGGTGGAACGTGGGTCGCGTGGGGGGATGGCGAAGCTGACCGCGAGGTGACCGGTAGTGACGGAACAGTGAAAATGCCGCCCGAGTCGAAGGCCTACACGCTCAGACGGATCTGGCTCTCCGACGACGAAATTGAAGGGTACTACTATGGCTACAGCAACCGTGTTCTTTGGCCCCTCTGTCACGGCGGTGTCTGGAAGACCGAGTTCGCAGAGCGCTACTGGCAACGCTACCGACAGGTGAACGAAACGTTTGCGGAGGTGGTTGAAGAACGGACGACATCCAACTCGGTTGTGTGGTTTCAGGACTACCATTTCGCGCTGGCACCCCAGATGGTCCGTGAATCAGTTCCTGAATCGACGTTCCTGCTGCATTTTTGGCACATCACGTGGCCAGGGTGGGATACCTTTCGCGCGTGTCCACAAGCAGAGCGGTTGCTCGAAGGACTGCTCGGAAACGATTTACTTGGATTCCATATCGATCGTTACTGCGAGAACTTCCTCGACTGCGTGGACAACGGACTACAGAACGCATTTGTCGACCACGACAACAATCGTGTTCGGTACGACGGACACACGACACACGTCAAGTCGTTCCCAATGGGTGTTGATGCCCCTGCAATCGAACGAACCGCTGAATCGGTCTCCCCGTCGTTCTGGTCGAAGTTCACCGACACGTATGACATCGACAGGAGCACCCGAATTGCCGTCGGTGTTGATCGGCTCGACTATACAAAAGGAATCGTTGAGCGCCTCAATACACTCGAACGATTGTGGGAGACGAGTCCAGAGTGGCGAGGTGAACTGACCTATGTACAAAAAGCTGACGAGAGCCGTTCTCTTATTCCGGAGTACCGGGATCTTCAGCAAACTGTGGTCGAGGCAGTCAAGCGCATCAACGATCGATTCAGTACAGATACGTGGCAACCAATTGTCTACATCGACGACTGGCTCACCGATGAAGAACTCTATGGTCTCTACCGCTATAGCGACGTGATGATCGTCAGTGCTCTCCGGGATGGAATGAACCTTGTCGCAAAAGAGTTCATCGCAGCACAAGTCGACTGTGGTGACCCAAAGCGAGACGCAACAGACAAGGAATGGGACAACCAAAATGATGCCATCAGAACCTGTGGCGTGCTTGTGCTCTCCGATCAGACTGGCGCACACGAAGAACTCGGTGAATACGCACTCACGGTCAATCCATACGATACGGATGCGTTCGCCACCACTATCGAGCAAGCGGTGATGATGGAGACGACAGATCGCAACAACAGAATGACATCGATGCGCGAATCCGTCGCATCAAACGACATCTATGCATGGATGGACGAGATCCTATCATCCACACAATAA
- a CDS encoding diacylglycerol kinase family protein codes for MTDKDNIRGDEHTGTAGSDTTGKQCRIILNPASGTEDHADEVHSRATERGYTVVETTEPGDAVTLAKEAAEDGVRLLAACGGDGTIHHVIHGLDQADALDDVTVAVIPGGTGNNFAQNIGVMSIEQAFELLDAGEKRCIDLGVADTEPFMNSCIAGLTAKTSSETDSNLKERFGTLAYAITGLQHAADFDPLHVEIDTNESTAAGSTWTGDALCILIGNARRFPGGGQANVEDGRFDITIVEEMPTNEMLTEAAIQRFFGGETEHVTHITSEHLEIKHQQEKPIEFSLDGEISNHKQLSLHVRPRALEIVVGPEYTPEPTA; via the coding sequence ATGACAGATAAAGACAATATCCGCGGTGATGAACACACAGGCACTGCTGGTTCTGACACCACTGGTAAGCAGTGTCGAATCATCCTAAATCCCGCAAGCGGAACAGAAGATCACGCTGATGAAGTGCATTCACGCGCTACGGAACGTGGATACACGGTTGTGGAAACAACGGAGCCTGGAGACGCAGTTACGCTCGCAAAAGAGGCCGCCGAGGACGGCGTTCGACTGCTCGCGGCGTGCGGTGGTGATGGAACGATACACCACGTTATCCACGGACTCGATCAGGCAGATGCGCTCGACGACGTCACGGTTGCAGTCATTCCGGGGGGAACAGGAAACAACTTCGCACAGAATATCGGTGTGATGAGTATCGAGCAGGCCTTCGAACTCCTCGATGCTGGGGAAAAACGATGCATCGATCTGGGTGTCGCTGACACAGAGCCGTTTATGAATTCTTGTATTGCAGGACTTACGGCAAAAACGAGTTCAGAAACAGATTCCAATCTAAAAGAGCGCTTTGGTACGCTTGCATACGCGATCACAGGATTACAACATGCGGCTGATTTTGATCCGCTCCACGTTGAGATCGATACAAACGAATCCACAGCAGCGGGATCGACGTGGACCGGCGACGCACTGTGTATTCTTATCGGCAATGCACGTCGATTTCCGGGTGGTGGGCAGGCGAACGTAGAAGATGGCCGCTTTGATATCACGATTGTCGAAGAAATGCCGACAAACGAGATGCTCACAGAGGCTGCAATACAGCGCTTCTTTGGCGGGGAAACCGAGCACGTGACGCATATCACGTCCGAACATCTCGAAATCAAACACCAGCAAGAGAAGCCCATCGAGTTTAGCCTCGACGGCGAGATAAGCAACCACAAACAGCTGTCTCTGCACGTCCGTCCCCGTGCACTAGAGATCGTCGTTGGTCCGGAATACACTCCAGAACCAACAGCATAG